The DNA region TTCTTCAGATCAAGAATTCTGGACTTAAAATATACAGCTTAAATTTTAAAGATTTCTTGTAATTATGTTATCGGCCGCATGGCTCAAAAAATAAAATTTTATGCCATTGGTCCTTCGTAAACATGTAAAAGATCAGGGTTAACGTCCGGTGTTAGAAGGGGGAGATTTACGGTGACATTGCAGCAATTGAAGTATGTGATAGAGGTTGCGGGCCGGGGCTCGATGAATGAGGCAGCCAAGCGTTTGTTTATTTCCCAGCCCAGCCTGTCCAATGCGATCAAGGACCTGGAAGAGGAGCTAGGCATCACGATATTTGAAAGGACGAACAAAGGAATCATCCTGTCCAAGGAAGGAGCCGAGTTTCTCGGATATGCCCGGCAGGTCGTCGAGCAGGCGGAGCTGCTGGAGGGAAGGTATCTGAACGCCAAGCCGTCACCGCAGCATTTCTCGGTGTCGACGCAGCATTATGCTTTTGCCGTGAATGCCTTCGTCCATTTGGTTCAGGAGTACGGACAGGAGGAGTATGAGCTTGCGCTTCGTGAGACGAAGACTTATGAAATCATTCAGGATGTGAAGACCTTCCGCAGCGAGATCGGGATCCTGTACCTTAATGAATTTAACGCCAAGGTCATCAACAAGCTGCTGAAGGACGCCGGTTTAGAGTTTAACAGCCTGTTCACAGCGAAGCCGCATATTTTTATCAGCATCCATAACCCGCTTGCCAAGCAGTCCATCGTCACGATCGAAGAGCTGCAGCATTATCCGTACCTGTCCTTCGAACAGGGGGAATATAATTCCTTCCATTTCTCCGAGGAGATTCTGAGTACGTTGTCGCATAAAAAAAGCATCCGGGTCAACGACCGCGCTACCTTGTTCAACCTGCTGATCGGCCTGAACGGTTATACGATTTCCACGGGCGTGCTCAGTGCGGATTTGAACGGCAACGAGATCATTCCCGTCCCTCTGGCGTGCGATGAGACGATCAACGTCGGCTGGATCCATCATAAAAATATCGCGCTCTCCAAGCTGGCCACGGCGTATGTGGAGGCTCTGCATGCGGCGATTTCCGATTGACCGGGCTTTTGCACAGGGCTGATATAGCCTCTGCTTTGAACAGCTGTAGCTTTTACTAGTTGCTTCATAGCGAGAGCTTGAATTTATCGAAGAAATAGCGAGTGAGATCGGGATAATACTTTATCTGAAAGCATCCTCCGGGGTAATGATAGGAAAGACGCTCTGTCTTTTTAGATCATGGCACGGGGGATTTTTGATTTCATAGTCTAATATAACATATATTTGTGCGAGATATTGCATATATGTGAGGTTTTGCATACAATGGAGTTGTAATTGATAGGATGTTCAGTGCGAGTTTAAAAAGTCGGTTTTCAGCACCGAAGCGTATGCTTCCGAAGTGCGTTTCTTCAAAACGCTTTAGGTTAGATGAAGATAGGGACTGAGGAGCGGAGCTACACGTGTTCGCAGAAAACGCCTTCGGAAACATCTGCTGTATTGGGTACGTGAGCACCTACAATGTTTCCGCAGGAAACATACTTCGGAAGCATCTGCTTAGGCCCGGCTGAATTCAAGATTCGATGCCGAGATACTTCTTGACTCCCTTCGTGATCGAAAAATGACTTTTTGAACAACCTCTTTCAGATTCATCATCCATTTAGGAGGGAAATGATATGCCAAGTCACTCGTTAAGCGCTTTCTTGCAGCAAAATTTAACCGAACTCAAGGAGCAGGGGCTCTATAATACGATCCAGCCGCTCGAAAGCCCGAACGGTCCGATCATCAAGATTCAAGGACGCGAATTCGTAAATTTGTCCTCCAACAATTATTTGGGCCTTGCCAATGACGAGCGGCTGAAGGAAGCGGCAATCCGGGCAACCCGGGAATTTGGGACAGGAAGCGGCGCCGTGCGCAGCATTAACGGAACGCTGTCGCTTCACGTGGAGCTTGAAGAGAAGCTGGCCCAGTTCAAAGG from Paenibacillus ihbetae includes:
- a CDS encoding LysR family transcriptional regulator, whose translation is MTLQQLKYVIEVAGRGSMNEAAKRLFISQPSLSNAIKDLEEELGITIFERTNKGIILSKEGAEFLGYARQVVEQAELLEGRYLNAKPSPQHFSVSTQHYAFAVNAFVHLVQEYGQEEYELALRETKTYEIIQDVKTFRSEIGILYLNEFNAKVINKLLKDAGLEFNSLFTAKPHIFISIHNPLAKQSIVTIEELQHYPYLSFEQGEYNSFHFSEEILSTLSHKKSIRVNDRATLFNLLIGLNGYTISTGVLSADLNGNEIIPVPLACDETINVGWIHHKNIALSKLATAYVEALHAAISD